From Ignavibacteriales bacterium:
AACGCTGGAGAAATCTCCTCCCAGCTTGTAGTTCATGACGATCGTTCTATAATAGTCGGGATCCGATGCCGCAAGGCTGATATGACCGACGTTGAACACCGATTGCTTGGCTTTCGGCATGTCCACAAAATAGACGCCAGGCCTCGCAGCATGGGTGACCTTCACATCGGGAAGCTTCACTTCTTTGGCTTTCCAGTCTTTCAATCCATCAAAGAGCTGAAGAGCGTCTCCTTTGGAGATATCCCCCAGGACCATGATCTTCGCCATCGACGACGAGAAGTATTTGTCATAATACGCCTTCAAATCTTCGATTGTCATGCTTTCGATGGATTTTGGAGAGCCCATGGCGCTATTGGAGAGGATGTTGTCATCACCGTAGATCAACTTGTCGAAAACACTCGACGAAATCGACGTGAGTGAAGTCTCCGATCGCTTCAGGGTTTCAATCGTTTGAGCCTTGGCAAGCGCAAACTCCTTTTCATCCCAGCGAGGCTCGAACATCATCTCTTTCGCCAGCGCGAACACTTCCCTCAACTTGCCCGACAGGCAGCTGCCGCTCAGAGTAATGGACTCTTCCGTCCCCGAGATGCTGACATTCGCCCCCAAATCCTCGATCGCTTCCTGCAGCTCGACGGGCGTCCTGGTTTTTGTTCCCTGGTTCATGAGGCGACCGACTAAATAGGCGGCGCCGATTTTTCCGGGACCATCGAGGAGCATCCCGCCTTTGATGATGATGGAGAAATCCGCAATCGGGAAATCGCTCTTCTGTATGCCGTACATTTCGATGCCATTGGACGTCTTGGCGGTCCAGATCGAGGGGACGGTGACCGCTGGTTCGGGACCCTTTGGCGGCTCTTTCGTCCTGTCAATCTTCGAAGGGATCGGCCCGATATTGTAGGTCCCCACATCTCTCTTCGTACCGGCTTTGTCAACGGATTCTTCAGGGACAACGAACGCCGGGGAGTTTGGAGCTGCAAGGTCAGTCTTGCCGCTCGGCACAGTGCTCAACAGAACATAGTTCTGTCCCTTGATGTATTTGTTGTACACACGCCATACATCGTCTTTGGTGACACTCATGGAGTTCTGCAGATCCACAGCCATATAGTCGGGCGAACCCGTCATCAGATTGTAGTTCCCAAGCTGTGTCGCTTTGCCGAAGATGCTGCTCGCTGATGTATAGAAACGGTATTCAAGTCCCGCTTTCTGGCGGGCGACATCCTGCTCCGTGAATCCTTCTTTTTCAAATCTCTCAAACGATTCCTTGATAGCCGCTTCGACATCCCCCAGCTTCACATTCGGAAATGCCCGGACACTGATCTGCATTGCTCCGGCAACTTCCTGGCTCCCCTGGAACACCGACACCGCTGAACCTCCGCCACCACCGCGGCCAAACCCCCTGCCGCCCGAACCGCCGGGCGCGAGTTTCTTCTCTTCCACGAGAATTTTGATCAGCGGAGATTTCTTGGCCGAGAGAATACGCGAGAGAAATGAGAGCGCATACGAGTCCTTGCTGTATTGCTCTACGGTCGGAAACGTCATGGTCAGTTGCGGCGCATTGGCAAGGTAGTCCTCGAACATCGCGCGCTTTGTCTCGCTGAGCTTCACAGGCATCTTCGCCAACGACTTCGGCTTCGGCGACGAAGGAATCTCGGCGAAGTACTTGTCGATCCATTGTTTTGTCTGGGCGACATCGATATCTCCGGACACGACG
This genomic window contains:
- a CDS encoding pitrilysin family protein; translated protein: MARKLFTVVTVLLCFAMSTQAADKKEFKIPYEKYALSNGMDVILHVDHSNPIVAVYIVYHVGSAREEKGRTGFAHLFEHLRFNESQNIPQGQWFKKLQTAGATNVNGSTNTDRTNYYEVVPKNALEMVLWMESDRMGFLKSKINPQTFITQQNVVQNEKRQGETSPYSQTSYIVDKLTYPENHPYNWQVIGSLEDLANAKIQDAIDFHDKYYGPSNATLVVSGDIDVAQTKQWIDKYFAEIPSSPKPKSLAKMPVKLSETKRAMFEDYLANAPQLTMTFPTVEQYSKDSYALSFLSRILSAKKSPLIKILVEEKKLAPGGSGGRGFGRGGGGGSAVSVFQGSQEVAGAMQISVRAFPNVKLGDVEAAIKESFERFEKEGFTEQDVARQKAGLEYRFYTSASSIFGKATQLGNYNLMTGSPDYMAVDLQNSMSVTKDDVWRVYNKYIKGQNYVLLSTVPSGKTDLAAPNSPAFVVPEESVDKAGTKRDVGTYNIGPIPSKIDRTKEPPKGPEPAVTVPSIWTAKTSNGIEMYGIQKSDFPIADFSIIIKGGMLLDGPGKIGAAYLVGRLMNQGTKTRTPVELQEAIEDLGANVSISGTEESITLSGSCLSGKLREVFALAKEMMFEPRWDEKEFALAKAQTIETLKRSETSLTSISSSVFDKLIYGDDNILSNSAMGSPKSIESMTIEDLKAYYDKYFSSSMAKIMVLGDISKGDALQLFDGLKDWKAKEVKLPDVKVTHAARPGVYFVDMPKAKQSVFNVGHISLAASDPDYYRTIVMNYKLGGDFSSVFNMILRETKSFTYGARSAFSGSLYPGSFRMTTQVQTNATFETAQIVKDEIAKYRQGITADDLNLVKSTLLKSNAGRFETLQQLGGMLNPIVTYGLPFDYIKQREAMVLNMTLEEHKALSQKYLHPDKLVFVIVGDKETQFDKLKELGLGDPILVDKEGKPVGK